Genomic DNA from Lutibacter sp. A80:
ATTGAAAGTGTTCTCTGCATTTTATACGTAAATAGTAGGGATCATCACTAATTTTATTTTCTTCAAAATTGAAATAATAACGATGTTCATCAACCCACAAGCGTTCTGCTATTTTTACTTTTTCAGGAAGCAATTCTCCACCAAATTTTGAAACTTGATATATTTCTTCAAAAGCAATATCTCCGTATTTGTCCCAATAATAAATAACTTGTTCGGCCACATAAGGAACTTGTTTGCTACCGCTAGTTTCAACACCATTTTTATAGGAATAACTTGAAACGGTAGAATATTTCAATTTTTCATAAGTAATTTTTCCCGATTTTACTTTGTAAGGTTTAAAATCTTGCGCTTGTATTACTACTGTAATAAAAATTGATAAAAACAGTATAAAATTTTTCATAGCAATTTCTTTTTCTTTTTCAACTAAATTTTCTCAATATTCAAGAGTGTTTATTATTCAAATAAGTTGTTTAATAAACCGCTAGTTTGTTCTTTATTGCTGTTTGTTCCTCCTGGAGATAATTGGTTAATTAATTTACTAATTGGCATAGATTGTAGCCAAACTTTTCCAGTTCCTTGAAGTGTTGCTAAAAACAAACCTTCACCACCAAACACCATAGATTTTAAATTTCCTGCACGTTGTATACTAAAGTCTATTCCTTCTTGAAAACCAACTACACAACCGGTATCAACACGTAGTGTTTCGTTGTTTAATTCGTGTTCAATAAGTGTTCCACCAGCGTGAATAAACGCAAGGCCATCACCTTGTAGTTTTTGTAAAATAAAACCTTCGCCCCCAAAAAATCCTGCACCTAATTTCTGATTAAAGTGCATGCTTAATTTTGTGCCTAAAGCAGCACATAAAAATGCATCGCGTTGCACAATTACAGAGCCTCCAATTTTTGGTAAATCAACAGGGATAATTGTTCCTGGGTAAGGAGCTGCAAAAGCCACGTGGCTTTTACCTGAACCTTGATGTGTAAAATGTGTGATAAAAATGGATTCGCCAGTTATTTTTCTTGACGCTGCTGAAAGTAATTTCCCAAAAAGTCCTTTTTCTGGTTCGGAACCATCTCCCATTTTTGTCATAAAATCAACGCCTTCTTTCATATAAAGCATGGCGCCAGCTTCAGCAATTACGGTTTCTTGTGGGTCTAGTTCAATTTCTACATATTGAATATCGTGCCCTTTTATTTTATAATCTATTTCGTGTGATTTCATATTGTTTATATTTAATTTTTACTACTTATTAAAAGTGCTATAATTAACACTAGTGCTTTTTTTACCAATTGCCACATCATTAATATTCCAAAAAAACCAAATAACCAAGGAATGTATTTAACGAGATAGGTTAAAAAGTCAGCACCAGGTTCTAATACGGCATTATTAGGAAATTCGGGATCGTAATAAACGTTCACTTGTGTGTCAACAGGATAGGTTTTTAAAGTCTCTTTTACTTCTCGAATACTACTTGTTGATGCTCCACTACTTGATAATGATATTCTGTCTCCAACGTATGATTTGTTAGCAACCGTATAATTGTAATTAATTGTTGAGGCGTACATATTATTTCCATCGTTATTGGTGTGTTGTGAAATGTCAGAAAACGTGATTACCCCTAAAGTAGTTGGCCAATTTTTAGATGCTTCTGCCTCTTCAACCATTGGAGCACTGAATTGATTATAAACAAACCAGCTAATACCAATAAATATAATTCCCATAATAAATGTGGTGAAGGGAGATTTAATTTGGCTTTTCATAATACCATTTTTTAGAATTAATTTCCTTTTCTCATTTTCACCATTTTCTGAATCATGTCATAGGTTTTACGTAATTCTTCTTCACTCATATTTTGCATTTCTTCATCAGATTCATCTGCTAATGATATTTTTTTCCATTCTTCAAAAGACATTTTACTTAGCATATCCATTTTCTCGTCTATGTCT
This window encodes:
- a CDS encoding TIGR00266 family protein yields the protein MKSHEIDYKIKGHDIQYVEIELDPQETVIAEAGAMLYMKEGVDFMTKMGDGSEPEKGLFGKLLSAASRKITGESIFITHFTHQGSGKSHVAFAAPYPGTIIPVDLPKIGGSVIVQRDAFLCAALGTKLSMHFNQKLGAGFFGGEGFILQKLQGDGLAFIHAGGTLIEHELNNETLRVDTGCVVGFQEGIDFSIQRAGNLKSMVFGGEGLFLATLQGTGKVWLQSMPISKLINQLSPGGTNSNKEQTSGLLNNLFE
- a CDS encoding DUF3592 domain-containing protein; protein product: MKSQIKSPFTTFIMGIIFIGISWFVYNQFSAPMVEEAEASKNWPTTLGVITFSDISQHTNNDGNNMYASTINYNYTVANKSYVGDRISLSSSGASTSSIREVKETLKTYPVDTQVNVYYDPEFPNNAVLEPGADFLTYLVKYIPWLFGFFGILMMWQLVKKALVLIIALLISSKN